The genomic stretch GAAGCCATGTTTAGCAATAAACTGACGACGTTCAGGGATCATGCTGCCTAAACCACCAATCAAGATAGCCATCGTACTGATGTTGGCAAAACCACATAACGCAAAGGTAATGATCGCTTGGGAATGTGCGCTTAACTGATCTTGTACTTCCATCAATTGAATAAAGGCAACAAACTCATTCACCACGATCTTATTACCAATTAATGAACCTGCAACAATTGCTTCATTCCATGGCACACCAATCAACCAAGCAACAGGCGCAAACACATAACCTAAAATGATTTCAAAGCTTAACGTCATATCAAACCAATTGCCGATACCACCTAACATGCCATTCAACAACGCGATAACACCAACAAAGGCTAACAATGTCGCACCAATCGCAGTCGCCATGCTTAAACCAGCCATCGCGCCGTCAGCAAGTGCTTCAACTACGTTTGTTGCACGTGGTAATTCAACTTTAGTGATTTCATCTGCATGAATTTCATTTTTTGCCGGTGGGAACAAGAACTTCGCCATTAACAAACCTGCAGGCGCAGACATAAATGACGCCGCCACTAAAAATTTTATTTCCACACCAATCATCGCATAACCGACTAACGTGCCACCAGCAACCGATGCCAAACCACACGTCATCACAGCGAAGAACTGCGAGTCGCTCATGCCTTTTAAATACGGTTTAACCACTAATGGCGCTTCAACCATACCAACAAAGATATTGGCAGTAGCTGCGAGTGATTCCGCACGGCCTGTGCCTAATAGTTTCTGTAAAGCACCACCGACAAT from Moritella marina ATCC 15381 encodes the following:
- a CDS encoding NupC/NupG family nucleoside CNT transporter: MISILGIIVILLTAYFFSNDRRNIPLRTVSLAFTLQITFAFIVLYFPAGKEALNSFSAGVSNVIDYGQEGISFLFGSLVEGTFVFAINVLGIIVFFSALISALYHIGFMPKVINIVGGALQKLLGTGRAESLAATANIFVGMVEAPLVVKPYLKGMSDSQFFAVMTCGLASVAGGTLVGYAMIGVEIKFLVAASFMSAPAGLLMAKFLFPPAKNEIHADEITKVELPRATNVVEALADGAMAGLSMATAIGATLLAFVGVIALLNGMLGGIGNWFDMTLSFEIILGYVFAPVAWLIGVPWNEAIVAGSLIGNKIVVNEFVAFIQLMEVQDQLSAHSQAIITFALCGFANISTMAILIGGLGSMIPERRQFIAKHGFRAIFAGVLANLMSAAIAGVILSL